In Fusarium oxysporum Fo47 chromosome XII, complete sequence, one DNA window encodes the following:
- a CDS encoding HAD-like domain-containing protein — MSDTESLIQKHSLSEFLVDLNGTITDSTTAVENHWQDVCKEIGVDPEVILETSHGRRSLDVLELLAPAYANWDFVKRIEAAIPVNLGHLATAESVKVGKPDPTCYFLGHKSLGSDGHDGKTMLVIEERLAGIRAGKVVGFKVLGLVTSHTYEQVKSAGPDWIVKDLESVKILGKNGDKVLVEICKHNLT; from the exons ATGTCTGATACCGAGTCACTAATCCAAAAGCACAGTCTTTCTGAGTTCCTTGTCGATCTTAATGGCACCATTACTGATTCAACGACTGCAGTTGAGAACCACTGGCAGGA TGTCTGCAAAGAAATCGGCGTAGATCCCGAGGTCATCCTTGAGACATCTCATGGACGACGTAGCCTGGATGTTCTTGAATTGTTGGCACCTGCGTATGCTAACTGGGATT TTGTCAAGCGAATCGAAGCTGCTATTCCAGTAaatcttggccatcttgCTACCGCCGAGTCCGTCAAGGTCGGCAAGCCTGATCCGACATGTTACTTTCTTGGACACAAGAGCCTGGGGTCcgatggccatgatggaAAGACTATGCTGGTCATTGAGGAAAGGCTTGCTGGCATTAGGGCCGGCAAAGTTGTAGGTTTTAAGGTTCTGGGCTTAGTGACGAGTCATACATACGAACAAGTCAAGTCCGCTGGGCCAGACTGGATTGTCAAGGATTTAGAATCTGTCAAGATTTTGGGAAAGAACGGAGACAAAGTTCTGGTCGAGATATGCAAACACAATTTAACATGA
- a CDS encoding ankyrin repeat-containing domain protein has protein sequence MLRQWLSFISKRKAQLDSTSLGAPAALIEAPKGGHEAVVEVLLEEGATIETMDDSGDTALVHFVRCNHEAVVALLLQIGANAEAEDKHGVACLMIAVKNCKKAIMDLLTQHGAKKSWSYYRARIF, from the coding sequence ATGTTGCGCCAATGGCTGAGCTTTATCAGCAAGCGTAAGGCTCAACTTGACAGCACATCACTCGGTGCGCCTGCAGCTCTGATAGAGGCCCCCAAAGGAGGCCATGAAGCCGTGGTCGAAGTCTTGCTTGAAGAAGGCGCCACCATCGAGACTATGGATGATTCAGGGGATACAGCACTGGTGCATTTTGTGAGATGTAATCACGAAGCGGTAGTggcgcttcttctccagatAGGGGCCAATGCTGAGGCAGAAGATAAACATGGTGTGGCATGCTTGATGATAGCCGTAAAGAACTGCAAAAAGGCTATCATGGATCTACTCACACAGCACGGGGCCAAGAAAAGCTGGTCATACTACCGTGCTCGTATTTTTTAG